The genomic DNA AGGAGATTCTGGGTCGTGACCTGCCCAATACCCCGATGCTCGGTGCGTTGATAAAGGCATCAAAGTTACTTGAATTCGAACCGATGTTGAAGTCGGTGGAGAAGCGTTTGAAGAAGAAATTTCCGAATCGTCCTGATGTGGTGGAAGGTAATATCAAGGCTATCAAGAAGGCATATGAGGAGGTAGGGTGATGAAGAAGGATAAGAAAGGCTGGAGAGAACTTCCGATCGGTCTCGTTCTGGAACCGGGAAGCAGTGAAAATTTTGAGACGGGTGACTGGCGGAGCGAGAAGCCGATCTGGGATGCGGAAAAGTGCACACACTGTCTGATCTGCTGGGTGTATTGCCCTGATTCATCGATCATCGTGAAGGACGGAAAGGTACAGGGTATTGATTATAAATTCTGCAAGGGTTGTGGTATCTGCGCAGAGGAATGTCCACCTAAAATAAAGGCGATTACAATGATAAGGGAGGAAAAATGATTGTTGCGAGAACAGGAAATGAAGCAATGGCTGAGGCTATGCGTCAGATAAACCCTGATGTCGTGGCTGCGTATCCCATTACACCCGCCACTGAGGTGGTACAGTTGTTTTCCAAGTTCGTCCATGACGGAGTCGTCGATACCGAGTTTGTACCGGTTGAGAGTGAACACTCGGCATGCAGCGCCTGCGTGGGTGCTTCTGCGGCTGGTGCCCGGGTGATGACGTCCACGGCATCCCAGGGGCTTGCTTTGATGCATGAAATTCTGTTTATCGCCGCAGGCCTGCGGCTTCCGATCGTTATCTGTCTGGTCAATCGTTCTCTTTCGAGTCCGATCAACATCCATTGTGACCATTCAGACACCCTTGCGTCGCGGGACAGCGGTTGGTTGCAGATATACACGGAAAATGCACAGGAGGCGTATGATACAACAATCCAGTTGGTGAAGATTGCAGAGACCGTACTGTTGCCCGGGATTGTATCGACGGACGCCTTTATCATCAGTCATGGAATGGAGCGGGTGGAACTGGTGGATGACAAAGAAGTTCCCGCGTTTCTCGGTGAGCGGAAGCTCAATTACTCTTTACTCGATACCGATGCACCAATTACGCTCGGGCCGCTTGATCTACAGGATTACTTTTTTGAACACAAACGCTCAGAGATTGATGCAATGGACCGCGTTTTACCGGTGATAGAAAAAGTCCAGAAGGAGTTCGGTGATAAATTCGGACGTTATTATCCAGTGGTGGATGAGTATAAGATGGATGATGCCGAGGTTGCGATTCTCGTGATGGGCTCGACCGGTGGCACCGCCAAGGTCGCTGTCGAAAGACTGCGGGAAAAGGGTAAAAAGGTCGGTTTGATACGCTGTCGAGTATATCGCCCCTTCCCTAAGGAGGCGATGTGTGCTGCTCTTTCCAAAGCCGGCGTCATCGGCATTATGGACCGGGCAGACACACTTTCGACCCTTGGAGGCCATCTCTACAATGATGCCCGTTCCATACTCTATGATGCAGAGGTCCGCCCTCTACTGAAGAATTATATTTACGGTCTCGGCGGCAGGGATATCAGTATAGAAGAGATTGAGACGGTGTACGAGCAGCTCTTTGAGATTAAAAAGTCGGGTAAGGTCGATAAAGATATTGTGTACTTTGGAGTGAGAGGTGAATAATGGCTAAGCTTAAGGAACTTGCATTACCAAAAGAGAAATTTGTCGGAGGTCACCGTGGGTGCGCTGGATGCGGTGCGGCGATAATTGCACGCCAGGTGCTTATGGCGGCGGAGAACCCCGTGGTGGTCGGTTGTGCAACCGGTTGTCTTGAGGTCTTTTCAACGATCTATCCTTATTCTGCATGGAAGGTCCCTTATATCCATAATGCATTCGAGAATGTGGCGGCGACAATGGCAGGGGTGGAAGCGGCGTATAAGGCACTGAAGAGAAAAGGTAAGATAACCAAAGATTTACGGTTTATCGCATTCGGCGGTGACGGCGGAACATATGATATCGGTTTACAGGCGTTGTCCGGAATGATCGAGCGGAGACATCGGGTGCTTTATGTGTGTTATAATAATGAAGCATATATGAATACGGGAATTCAGCGTTCGTCCGCGACGCCGCGCGGCGCCCACACGACGACTTCACCCGCAGGAAAGGTTATACCTGGAAAACCTCAGTTGCGAAAGAATCTGACCGAAATCGTGATCGCTCATGAACCCGCTTATGCGGCGCAGACAACGTTCGCCTACTGGAACGACCTCGTTACAAAAGTCCGTAAAGCCCTGAACGCCGACGGTCCTTCCTTCCTTAATATATATGCACCCTGCCGTCTCGGCTGGGCATATCCTCCGGAAAAGACCGTCAAAATTTCAAAACTGGCAGTGGAGACCTGTATCTGGCCTCTTTATGAATATGAGAACGGCAAATATCGTATCACCGTGAAGCCCAAGGAGAAAAAACCGATCACCGAATTTCTGAAGTTACAGGGAAGATTTAATCATCTCTTTAAATGGAAGGATCAGCTTCCTATCCAGGAATTTCAAAAAGAGGTCGATTACATCTGGGAGAGATTACTGAAGCGCGCTGAGGCGTCATAACTTTTCCGGGATTCGACATTATAAGACGGCGCATATTCTTTCTCCATCGCTGCTTTTGTGTGGGAAATGATTAAAGCGGTAATCTTCGACCTCGACGGCACCTTATATCAGAGTACGGTAATAAGAGAGAAGTTTGCCGAAGCTGCATATCTCACGCTGTCCAGATTCCAAAAGATTACTCTTGCCGACGCCCGTAAACTGATTGAAACCAGGCGTGATGAACTGGGAAAGAAGACCGGAGCGGGAGTTCCTTATACCCTGGTATTGAAATCGTTCGGGGTTCCTATAGAGTTCTGGCATCGCGAGAATATCAACTACTTTGATCCACGTAAATATCTGTCCCGGGATAAAAGATTAATTGAGAGCCTTGTTAGATTGAAAGAACAGTATAAACTTGCGGTTTTGACCAATAATAATCTGGTTCAATCAGAACGGACCCTTGAGGCGCTTGGGATAACAAACCTGTTCTGCAGGATATTCACTTACAACACCTATAAGTTGCTCAAACCGGATATAACCTTCTTTAAGAAGGCGGCTGAAGATCTCCAGGTGATTCCCGGAGAATGTCTCTTTGTGGGAGACCGTTATGACGTCGATCTCGAACCGGCTCTGAGTTTAGGGATGAAGATTCGACACGTTAAAGGACCTGAGGATATATATTCGCTGGCGGTTTAGGATTATTCTTTGCCGAGCTCTTGTTTCAGCATCCGTCGGGCCCGGACAGCATAGATGGATGAGGGTGTGTTGACAAGGAGTTCTTCCAGAATCCTCTGTGCCTCTTTCTTCTTATCCAGTTGAATCAGGAGTTCTGCGTAGAGCAGCAGGGCGTTATTCATTTTTTGCGCCGGAGAGGTGTTGAATGATTCCTCAAGGGCGCTGAGGGCGAGGGGGAGTTCACCTCTTTCTTTATATAGAAGAGCCAGATAATAACAGGCGTGCACACCGGCTGTGCTTTTTAAAAGAGGCTTCAAACTGTCTTCAGCAGAATCAAAGTTTCCGATATGGAAGAGATAGAGGGCGTATGCCAGTCTTTTTAATAGTGCCGTGTTTTCCTTTACTGATTCAATCAGATAGAGTCGTTCAAGCGCATCATTGGTGATGTCCGCACGGGGATATTTAGTAGACAGGAGCAGGTATTCTTTACGTGCTTCAAGCAGTCGGCCGGAAAAGAAGTAGTCTTCGGCAATAGCGAATAATAAAACAGGTTTTTCTTCCCAGGATGAGTTCTTTTCGTATTTTTTTAATAATTCGATTCCCTTATCAAAATCACTGAGTTTGAGGTAACATCTGTTCAGTTCGAGGATCGTGCTCAACTGCGGTGCCTTATCGAGCAGAGAGGAGAGGCTGTCGATTTTACTATGTACTTCGATGTTTAAAAACAAGAAAAGCAGTATCATCTTTCTTCGAACAAAGTTTTGAAATACTCTCTGATATAGAGTTCATATTCCCGGGGATAAGTTTCCTGGAGAGCCTGTTGAATCAGTTCGCGCAGCCGGTCTTTTCCCAGATCGTCAGGCAGTGGTTCTATATTTCTCTCACCGAGTATATCCTGTCCCGGTTTGCTCTTTCTCTTTTTACTGTAGTCTTCCTTCCTGATTGATTTTTGCGCATCAAGCAGTCTCGTCAAAATCTTCTTTTGTCTTTCAATCAATTTCCGATCCAGTTTGTATTGATATAACGCCTCTTCTGTCTCTTTCATTTCTTCAATGATTTTATCGATCAATGCCTGCTGTTCAGCTTCTCCGTATGATGATTTAAGGGATTCAAGCGCCTGGCGCAGGGCACGCTGTTTACCGGCGAGCCTCGCCAGTTGTGCTCTTTGTTGAGGGGTCAACCCCTCACCGCCCGGGATCGGAAAGATATTAAAGAGCGATTGATTGAGGCTCATCTGGCCCTTTGATATACTGGACAGCTCCTGAAGGAATTGGTCGAACCCTGTGGAAGATTCTCCGCCTTCACTCGCTTTTTCCAGATTTCGGAGCATTTCCAGACAGACGATGTTTATCAATTCCATGGATTTCCTGGCGTTCGTTCTTTTATCTTTGTTCTGCACCACTTTTTTCATATGGCTCAGGGCCCGGGCAAACGTCTTTCCCATTCGAGGCGTCACATAGAGACTTTTGAGTTGCTGGGCATAAAGGCTTTCCGCTGCAGCTCTGGCAGCGGTCATTATTTGGCTCTGCTCTTCAATGTCGATATCTTTGTTTTCCTGGAAGAGATTCTCTTCAGCCTTTGATATCTCGATCAACTGGGTTAAGATATCCAGTAATTTTTTTCTCAACTGCGCCATGCGGCCTTTTGTAAAGGTCGCGTACAACTGATCCAGTTTATCAGCAAGCCGCCGCAGTCCTTTTTTCTTCGACGGCATAGAAGAAGTTCGGGCGACGTTCTCTGATTCTTCGGCGAGTTCTTTCAGCCGTTCACTTATCTCCTGCTCCAGTTCTTCTGATGCGGCGAGTTTTCTCAGTTCTTCGGAAAGTTTTTTAATTTCGGTATCAAGGTCTTCTATCTCTTTGCTGAGATCAAGGGGGGTCTCTTCAGCAGAGAGCGAATCGAGTTCTTCGGCCTTTAAAGCCAATTCCACCGCCTTTTCGGCGAGCTCTTTCAACTTTTGCTCCTGACGATAACGTTTGAGTATTTTCAGTGTCCGCTCCAATGCCTTTGCCAGTTCTTTCTGCTCTTTCTGAAGACGTTCCAGGGCTTTTTGAATATCCTGTGGATTTTTATTGACGGCTGTCTGGAGTTCTTCTAAAGCACGTTTCAACTCCTCGGGTGCGATTTCCTGCAGTATCTTTGATATTTCGTACAGCCGCTCAATAGATTCACGATCGAGGATGATCCCCTGGTTTAATTTTTCAATGGTTTTTTTCAACTCGGTCTGCCAGTCATCTATCTTTTCCAGAATTTCTTTTTCATCGCCGATGAGTTCTTTCAATCTTTCCTGCTCAGACCACGTCAATTCCCTTTCTTTCATTAACTTCTGCTTGATGCGTTCGATCTCTTCGACTTTGTCGGTATGTTCGGAACGTAAATCTTTCAACCCTTCTTCAATAACATCTTCTTTTTTACTGACCTCTTCATATATCTCTTCCATCGTGGGGAAATATACACGGTAGGTTTTACTCTTCGTCCTGTTGCCTGCATTGTCGGTTATCACTGCAAAATAACTGACTTCGTCACCGGGCAGCATTCCGAGTCCACTCAAATCCCAGGTGAAGAAGAGTGTATCCTGAAGAGCTCCTCTTTTAAGATGCAGAGGTTTTTTATTTTCATTTTTGAATGTGTAGTGGAAGACGGCGTCGCGAAGACCGTAGTCGTCACTGCACTTGATTCCGATGTCGAGCTGCATGTCGTTCGGCAGATTGATGTTGTACCCGGGATAGAAGATGTCGACAAGCGGGGCGAGATCCGGAATCGCATAGATTATTATCTGTTCTTTCAGCTCGGTTGAAGATTCAAGGAATAGTACGGCTGTACCATTTTCGTCAACAGTGAAGTCCCCTGAGAACTCATTATCCCTGTAATTCAATTCCAGGGTGTCTTCAAACAGTAATAAAGAGGCGGCGGAGAGTGGTTGGGAGGCGCTTCCCTGCATATGGACTCTGGTTCCACGTGGTGCGATTATCTGCCTCCCGGTTTTTACTTCCTGGTTCAATCCCGTGTACAAAGGATACTTCAGAGAAAAAGAGAGGGATTTGATGTAAAGCGGTTCCAGGGTGGAGAGAGTGACTTCATCGGTTTTTTTGTCGAGGAATTCAAAATGGTATGTTAGGGGAGCCTCCAATCTGAGTTTTTTCAGCGCACGTCCGTTTTTAACCGCAAGCTTTTCTTTAATTACTGTTTTTCCTCTGTTGATGATCAGTTTGACGTTTCCGGGTTGATATACTCCATTCAGGTGGAGAGCCAGTTCGACCTGGGTGCCTTTGATGAATTTGTCGGCGGACGGCGTCGTATAATAATCGATTTTGTGATTCAAGGAATACCAGAAGCGCGCAGGCATAAACGCCGGCAGGATAAGAAAGAATGCGATGGAAATCAATAGAAATTGAGACGCCCGGCGGAGGGGTGCATAGCTGAGCGACTTTTTGAAGTCCAGGTTTTCTGTTTTTTTGACCGTCTCTCTGATGTAGGCGTCGATGAATTCCTGAGAATACCTCTCTTTGTTGTTTTTCGGAATCCGGGAAAGCTGGATGCAGTTTACGAGTTCACCCTTCAAGCCGAGTTTCTTTTCGATTGTCTTCACCTTTTTGAAAAAAGAAGAGGGGCGGTATAATAAAAGAGGAAGTACTCCGATGAGTGCGTATAAAGGGGATTTTATGAGGAGCAATGCAACCGACAGAGCAATCAGCACTGTGGATGATGTGAATATGATATAAGATGAAACGGTTATCAGTTCCTGAATCCTGACGTATTTCTTTACTTTTTTGAGGAGGTCATTTATGTCGGACATGAATCAATGGGTTAAACTGTAAACAACGATATTAATTCCCATTCGAAAAGCCGCTTCCCTCTTTTCCGGAGGGTCGTTGTGCACTTCAGGGTTTTCCCAGCCGTCACCCAGATCACATTGATAGGTGTAGAAGACCACAAGGCGACCTTCGTAGAATATACCGAATCCCTGCGCCGGTTTACCGTCGTGCTCGTGAATTTTGGGTAAGCCGTCGGGAAAATCGTAGAAAGAGTGGTAGATCGGGTGATCAAGGGGCAGTTCCACCAGCGGGGAGTCAGGAAAGACCTTTTTTATCTCACGTCGGAAAGACGAATCCATACCGTAGTTATCATCGGCGTGAAGAAAACCTCCCGCCGCAAAATAGCTTCTTAAAATTTTAAGTTCTTTGTCTGAAAAATGTATATTTCCATGACCGGTGAGATAGAGATATGGATATTTAAAGAGATCCGGGTCCGAGATTTCAACAATATCTTCTTTCAGGGGGGTACGGATGCTGGTGCGTTCCCGAATCTCCCTCAACAGATTCGGAAGGGATGAGGGGTCTGAGTACCAGTCACCGCCGCCGCTGTATTTTACCCGGGCGATCGTAAAATCATACTGTCCTAAAAGAATCAGTATCAAAAGCAGTGTATTCACATATTATTATAAGGTCTTAACCTTTAATGTCAAGCTGTAAGTTGTCTGACTCCTCTCCACTTTTTTCGTTTTTATTTAAAGACCCTTCTTCTCCGTCATTGCTTCGTTCCACTCAGGACAACGTCTGAGTTTGCCTTCTTTCTCTGTCATTCTGAGTGAAACGAAGAATCTTTATCAGTCATTAGTTATTGAGATTCTTCAGTCGTCTGCTTCGGGCAGACTCCGTCAGAATGACAAAAGAGCGGGCAGAGGGATGATAAAAAGTGGAGAGGAGTCAGGTAAGTTGTGGGTGAATTTTTAGATTATTCATTATTTTTATGAAAATAAAAAGGACGGTTATCTATATGATGTTTAATGTAAAGATTTGACCCCATACGCTGCTTGACTTGGCGTAAAATATATTTATAATTTATTTTAATGAAAACAATAATGGAGCGTTCGGAAATAAAAAGAGCGCTGCGTCGGATAGTCCATGAAATCATCGAACGGAACAAGGGTACAAAGAATCTGGTGCTCATCGGAATAAAACGGCGCGGCGATTTCATTGCCCGTCGGATCGCCGGTATCATATACGACTGTGAACGAAAAAAGATACCCATAGGGGCTCTTGATATAACTCTGTATCGTGATGACCTGCAGCTCGTTTCCGAAATGCCCATTATTGAAAGCACTGATATCCCCTTTGATATAAACAAAAAGATTATTGTGCTGGTTGATGATGTTCTCTATACCGGCAGGACGATCCGGGCGGCAATGGAGGAGATCTTCAATTTCGGCCGACCGAAAGCAATTCAACTCGCGGTTCTGGTCGACCGCGGTCACAGGGAACTTCCCATCCAGGCGGATTTCGTCGGCAAAAAAGTTCCGACTGCCAAAAACGAGATCGTGGATCTACATATTGAAGAGGTCGACAAGGAAGAAGGGGTTTTCATCCATCGCATTGTCGAGGTCAAGAAGAAGGCGAAGAAGAAGAAAAGAAAGAATCGGATAAGATTGAAAACCGCTCCCAAACCAAAGGTAAAGCAATTGGTGATCAAAGAACTGAAGAAAAAATAGGGTATGAATAGAAGAAAAGACCTTTTGGGCATAGAAGGCCTGACGGAAAAAGAGATCATGCAGTACCTCAACCTGGCGGAAAAGTTCGCCGGTGTACTGGAGCGGCCCATTCCGATTGTTCCTTCGCTGCGCGGCAAGACTATTCTGACTTTGTTTTTTGAACCATCAACACGCACCCAGATTTCATTCAGCATTGCGGCGAAGAGATTGTCAGCCGATATCCTCAACTTTTCCAGGAGTACATCGAGTGTAACAAAGGGAGAGACCCTGCTTGACACCGCGAAAAACATCGAGGCGATGAAGGTCGACGGCGTGGTGGTCAGACATCCGGCGCCCGGTGCCGCTAAATTCCTCGGTGAACACTTAGCCGCTTTTGTGATAAACGCCGGGGACGGTGCACATGAGCATCCGACTCAGGCTTTGCTGGATTTAATGACGATAAAACAATACTTCGGTGGTTTCAAAAATTTAAAGGTGCTGATTGTGGGAGATATCGCACATTCGCGGGTCGCCCGTTCGAATATCTTCGGATTAAAGATCCTGGGAGCACAGGTCGGACTCTGTGCGCCACCGACATTGATTCCCCTGGATGTCAAAAAACTCGGAGTTGATGTTTTTTACAAACTGGATGACGCCATCGGAGATTTCGATGTAGTAATGGCGCTTCGGCTTCAACTGGAAAGGCAGGAAGCCGGGCTTTTCCCTTCGATAAGAGAATATCGGGAACTTTACGGCTTGACAAAGGAACGGGTGCAGAAGATGAAACCGAAGGGTATTATCATGCACCCGGGACCAACCAACCGTGGGGTTGAGATTGATCCGGATGTAGCAGATAGTGACAGATCGGTTATCTTGAATCAGGTGAAGAACGGTGTGGCAACCAGGATGGCGGTGTTGTTTATCCATTCCGGAGGAAGAATTGTCTGATATCTTGATTAAAGGCGGAAGGGTTATCGACCCGAAGACAGGCCTTGATAAAAAGCAGGATGTCCTTGTGAGGGGCAATAAGATTGTTCAGATCGATAAAAAAATAGACAGAAAAGATGCTTTTCTTATTGATGCGCGCGGCAAGATCGTATGTCCGGGGTTTATTGATTTACATTGCCATTTACGTGATCCGGGCAGACCGGATGAGGAAACGATAGAGAGCGGAAGCAACTCTGCGGTCGCCGGTGGTTTCACTACGATATGCTGTATGCCCAACACGACTCCTCCTATTGATAATGAGGGAGTTGTCAGTTACATCTACCAGGAAGCGGGCCGGGTGAATCTCTGCCGGATATTTCCGATTGCGGCGATCACGAAACAGCGGGCAGGAAAAGAGATAACCGAGTTCGGAGAGCTTGTCAAGGCGGGTGCGAAGGGTTTTTCCGATGACGGTGATGTGGTCGCCAATGCCGAAGTTCTTAGATATGCACTGGAGTATTCAAAGACGTTCGGTCTGCCGATATTTGAACATCCGATTGATGAAAATCTATCACGTAACAGTTCGATGAATGAAGGCTTCACCTCCACCAGATTGGGACTCAAAGGTTCACCAGCGGTCGCTGAGGAGATAATCGTCGCCCGTGATCTGCTCCTTGCAAAATTCACCGGAGCACGGCTCCATCTCTGTCACATCTCCACACGTGGAGCAGTGGAATTGATAAGACAGGCGAAGAAAGACGGGATCCAGGTTACCTGTGAGACCTGCCCCCACTATCTTTATTTTAATGATAAGGTATTGGAAGAGTTCGACACCAACTACAAAGTGAATCCACCGATAAGAGAGGAGGCGGATCGACGGGCGATTATCGAGGGATTGAAAGACGGAACGATCGATTGTATTGCAACCGACCATGCGCCCCATTGTGAGGCGGAAAAAGAGCTGGAGTTTACCACCGCACCCACCGGTATGATCGGTTTTGAAACCGCACTTTCAATGGTGACGGCGGAATTGGTGAACAGACATAAATTCGGTTGGTTGGAAGTGATTGAGAAGATGACGGTGAATCCCGCAAAGATACTTCATCTTGATCTTGGAGTGTTGAAAAAGGGCGCGGTGGCGGATATAACGATTTTTGATCCTCAAAAGAGGTGGAAGGTTACCCCGGGGACGATAAAGTCAAAGTCAAAGAACACCCCGTTTTTAAACAAACAGCTGGTGGGTAAAAGCATCGGGGTTATCGTCAATGGTGAATTGAAGTATTATGAAGAGGATTGAAGAGTAT from candidate division WOR-3 bacterium includes the following:
- a CDS encoding ferredoxin, with product MKKDKKGWRELPIGLVLEPGSSENFETGDWRSEKPIWDAEKCTHCLICWVYCPDSSIIVKDGKVQGIDYKFCKGCGICAEECPPKIKAITMIREEK
- a CDS encoding aspartate carbamoyltransferase catalytic subunit yields the protein MNRRKDLLGIEGLTEKEIMQYLNLAEKFAGVLERPIPIVPSLRGKTILTLFFEPSTRTQISFSIAAKRLSADILNFSRSTSSVTKGETLLDTAKNIEAMKVDGVVVRHPAPGAAKFLGEHLAAFVINAGDGAHEHPTQALLDLMTIKQYFGGFKNLKVLIVGDIAHSRVARSNIFGLKILGAQVGLCAPPTLIPLDVKKLGVDVFYKLDDAIGDFDVVMALRLQLERQEAGLFPSIREYRELYGLTKERVQKMKPKGIIMHPGPTNRGVEIDPDVADSDRSVILNQVKNGVATRMAVLFIHSGGRIV
- a CDS encoding pyruvate ferredoxin oxidoreductase (catalyzes the formation of acetyl-CoA from pyruvate and coenzyme A); the protein is MAKLKELALPKEKFVGGHRGCAGCGAAIIARQVLMAAENPVVVGCATGCLEVFSTIYPYSAWKVPYIHNAFENVAATMAGVEAAYKALKRKGKITKDLRFIAFGGDGGTYDIGLQALSGMIERRHRVLYVCYNNEAYMNTGIQRSSATPRGAHTTTSPAGKVIPGKPQLRKNLTEIVIAHEPAYAAQTTFAYWNDLVTKVRKALNADGPSFLNIYAPCRLGWAYPPEKTVKISKLAVETCIWPLYEYENGKYRITVKPKEKKPITEFLKLQGRFNHLFKWKDQLPIQEFQKEVDYIWERLLKRAEAS
- a CDS encoding DUF4159 domain-containing protein is translated as MNTLLLILILLGQYDFTIARVKYSGGGDWYSDPSSLPNLLREIRERTSIRTPLKEDIVEISDPDLFKYPYLYLTGHGNIHFSDKELKILRSYFAAGGFLHADDNYGMDSSFRREIKKVFPDSPLVELPLDHPIYHSFYDFPDGLPKIHEHDGKPAQGFGIFYEGRLVVFYTYQCDLGDGWENPEVHNDPPEKREAAFRMGINIVVYSLTH
- a CDS encoding tetratricopeptide repeat protein → MILLFLFLNIEVHSKIDSLSSLLDKAPQLSTILELNRCYLKLSDFDKGIELLKKYEKNSSWEEKPVLLFAIAEDYFFSGRLLEARKEYLLLSTKYPRADITNDALERLYLIESVKENTALLKRLAYALYLFHIGNFDSAEDSLKPLLKSTAGVHACYYLALLYKERGELPLALSALEESFNTSPAQKMNNALLLYAELLIQLDKKKEAQRILEELLVNTPSSIYAVRARRMLKQELGKE
- a CDS encoding HAD family hydrolase, which codes for MIKAVIFDLDGTLYQSTVIREKFAEAAYLTLSRFQKITLADARKLIETRRDELGKKTGAGVPYTLVLKSFGVPIEFWHRENINYFDPRKYLSRDKRLIESLVRLKEQYKLAVLTNNNLVQSERTLEALGITNLFCRIFTYNTYKLLKPDITFFKKAAEDLQVIPGECLFVGDRYDVDLEPALSLGMKIRHVKGPEDIYSLAV
- the pyrR gene encoding bifunctional pyr operon transcriptional regulator/uracil phosphoribosyltransferase PyrR; the protein is MKTIMERSEIKRALRRIVHEIIERNKGTKNLVLIGIKRRGDFIARRIAGIIYDCERKKIPIGALDITLYRDDLQLVSEMPIIESTDIPFDINKKIIVLVDDVLYTGRTIRAAMEEIFNFGRPKAIQLAVLVDRGHRELPIQADFVGKKVPTAKNEIVDLHIEEVDKEEGVFIHRIVEVKKKAKKKKRKNRIRLKTAPKPKVKQLVIKELKKK
- a CDS encoding dihydroorotase translates to MSDILIKGGRVIDPKTGLDKKQDVLVRGNKIVQIDKKIDRKDAFLIDARGKIVCPGFIDLHCHLRDPGRPDEETIESGSNSAVAGGFTTICCMPNTTPPIDNEGVVSYIYQEAGRVNLCRIFPIAAITKQRAGKEITEFGELVKAGAKGFSDDGDVVANAEVLRYALEYSKTFGLPIFEHPIDENLSRNSSMNEGFTSTRLGLKGSPAVAEEIIVARDLLLAKFTGARLHLCHISTRGAVELIRQAKKDGIQVTCETCPHYLYFNDKVLEEFDTNYKVNPPIREEADRRAIIEGLKDGTIDCIATDHAPHCEAEKELEFTTAPTGMIGFETALSMVTAELVNRHKFGWLEVIEKMTVNPAKILHLDLGVLKKGAVADITIFDPQKRWKVTPGTIKSKSKNTPFLNKQLVGKSIGVIVNGELKYYEED
- the porA gene encoding pyruvate ferredoxin oxidoreductase, with translation MIVARTGNEAMAEAMRQINPDVVAAYPITPATEVVQLFSKFVHDGVVDTEFVPVESEHSACSACVGASAAGARVMTSTASQGLALMHEILFIAAGLRLPIVICLVNRSLSSPINIHCDHSDTLASRDSGWLQIYTENAQEAYDTTIQLVKIAETVLLPGIVSTDAFIISHGMERVELVDDKEVPAFLGERKLNYSLLDTDAPITLGPLDLQDYFFEHKRSEIDAMDRVLPVIEKVQKEFGDKFGRYYPVVDEYKMDDAEVAILVMGSTGGTAKVAVERLREKGKKVGLIRCRVYRPFPKEAMCAALSKAGVIGIMDRADTLSTLGGHLYNDARSILYDAEVRPLLKNYIYGLGGRDISIEEIETVYEQLFEIKKSGKVDKDIVYFGVRGE